A portion of the Symphalangus syndactylus isolate Jambi chromosome 13, NHGRI_mSymSyn1-v2.1_pri, whole genome shotgun sequence genome contains these proteins:
- the LUM gene encoding lumican, with protein MSLSAFTLFLALIGGTSGQYYDYDFPLSIYGQSSPNCAPECNCPESYPSAMYCDELKLKSVPMVPPGIKYLYLRNNQIDHIDEKAFENVTDLQWLILDHNLLENSKIKGRVFSKLKQLKKLHINHNNLTESVGPLPKSLEDLQLTHNKITKLGSFEGLVNLTFIHLQHNRLKEDAVSAAFKGLKSLEYLDLSFNQIARLPSGLPVSLLTLYLDNNKISNIPDEYFKRFNALQYLRLSHNELADSGIPGNSFNVSSLVELDLSYNKLKNIPTVNENLENYYLEVNQLEKFDVKSFCKILGPLSYSKIKHLRLDGNRISETSLPPDMYECLRVANEITLN; from the exons ATGAGTCTAAGTGCATTTACTCTCTTCCTGGCATTGATTGGTGGTACCAGTGGCCAGTACTATGATTATGATTTTCCCCTGTCAATTTATGGGCAATCATCACCAAACTGTGCACCAGAATGTAACTGCCCTGAAAGCTACCCAAGTGCCATGTACTGTGATGAGCTGAAATTGAAAAGTGTACCAATGGTGCCTCCAGGAATCAAGTATCTTTACCTTAGGAATAACCAGATTGACCATATTGATGAAAAGGCCTTTGAGAATGTAACTGATCTGCAGTGGCTCATTCTAGATCACAACCTTCTAGAAAACTCCAAGATAAAAGGGAGAGTTTTCTCTAAATTGAAACAACTGAAGAAGCTGCATATAAACCACAACAACCTGACAGAGTCTGTGGGCCCACTTCCCAAATCTCTGGAGGATCTGCAGCTTACTCATAACAAGATCACAAAGCTGGGCTCTTTTGAAGGATTGGTAAACCTGACCTTCATCCATCTCCAACACAATCGGCTGAAAGAGGATGCTGTTTCAGCTGCTTTTAAAGGTCTTAAATCACTCGAATACCTTGACTTGAGCTTCAATCAGATAGCCAGACTGCCTTCTggtctccctgtctctcttctAACTCTCTACTTAGACAACAATAAGATTAGCAACATCCCTGACGAGTATTTCAAGCGTTTTAATGCATTGCAGTATCTGCGCTTATCTCACAATGAACTGGCTGATAGTGGAATACCTGGAAATTCTTTCAATGTGTCATCCCTGGTTGAGCTGGATCTGTCCTATAACAAGCTTAAAAACATACCAACTGTCAATGAAAACCTTGAAAACTATTACCTGGAGGTCAATCAACTTGAGA agtttgacgtaaagagcttctgcaagaTCCTGGGGCCATTATCCTACTCCAAGATCAAGCATTTGCGTTTGGATGGCAATCGCATCTCAGAAACCAGTCTTCCACCGGATATGTATGAATGTCTACGTGTTGCAAACGAAATCACTCTTAATTAA